A genomic window from Candidatus Nitrosoglobus terrae includes:
- a CDS encoding ATPase: protein MKFSIKEFRDWENKCITLLGMSGVGKTRLAYMLRKHNWFHYSGDYRIGTRYLDESILDNIKQQTMQIPFLRDMLRSDSIYIRNNITFNNLKPVSSFLGKLGNPEQGGLGLKEFKRRQELHRQAEIAAMKDIPAFIYKAQKIYGYPHFVNDAGGSISELDDPDVLNMLAQHTLILYLKATEKDEQELIRRAEEDPKPLYYREDFLDEQLALYSQEKKLPYIALIDPDEFVRWVFPRLFYSRLPRYQTIADKNGYIITTDELRQVKNEADFLHLLESAIDRQS, encoded by the coding sequence ATGAAATTTAGTATTAAAGAATTTAGAGACTGGGAAAATAAATGCATTACTCTTTTAGGCATGTCAGGCGTGGGTAAGACACGCCTAGCCTATATGCTACGCAAACATAATTGGTTTCATTATTCTGGAGACTACCGTATTGGTACTCGTTACTTAGATGAGTCTATCCTTGATAACATCAAGCAGCAGACCATGCAAATTCCTTTCTTACGGGACATGCTACGGTCGGATTCAATTTATATCCGCAATAACATTACGTTCAATAACTTAAAGCCAGTATCTAGTTTTTTAGGTAAACTGGGAAATCCAGAGCAAGGAGGATTAGGATTAAAAGAATTTAAGCGCCGTCAAGAATTACATCGACAAGCAGAAATTGCAGCGATGAAAGATATACCTGCGTTTATTTATAAAGCACAAAAAATCTATGGCTACCCCCATTTCGTTAATGATGCCGGTGGAAGCATTTCTGAGTTAGATGATCCAGATGTACTGAATATGCTGGCGCAGCATACTTTGATCCTTTATCTGAAAGCTACTGAAAAAGATGAACAAGAGCTGATTCGGAGGGCAGAAGAAGATCCTAAACCATTATATTACCGTGAAGATTTTTTGGATGAGCAGCTTGCACTTTATAGTCAGGAGAAAAAGCTGCCCTATATTGCTTTAATCGATCCTGATGAGTTTGTCCGCTGGGTATTTCCTCGACTCTTCTATTCTCGCCTGCCACGTTATCAAACCATTGCTGATAAGAACGGGTATATTATTACCACCGATGAGCTTAGGCAGGTAAAAAATGAGGCTGATTTTCTTCATTTGCTAGAATCAGCTATAGATAGACAGTCCTAG
- the metA gene encoding homoserine O-succinyltransferase MetA, translated as MPLVANSDLPTFERLKQEGEVIIPKDVAVHQDIREMHIGLLNMMPDAALAATERQFFRLIGESNQIAQFYLHPFTLKKIKRGPEAIAYIEQYYQSFEQIQAEGLDALIITGANITQPYLSLEPFWEPLIKVIDWAYENVTSTLCSCLATHAALEFRYGQQRRQLSTKRWGVYSHRVLDRSHPLVRGVNTRFDVPHSRFNEISHEQFKAAGVHVLAESTKGGVHLAVSEDLFRIVFLQGHPEYDSISLLKEYKREVLRFAYKQRNDYPPFPDNYFTLKTQAILEEYKDQIIHAQSKGCPIPELPESLIIGYLDNTWHDTAESILNNWIGNVYQITNNDRRLPFMEDIDPNNPLGLRY; from the coding sequence ATGCCTTTAGTTGCCAATTCTGATTTGCCTACCTTTGAACGGCTAAAACAAGAAGGTGAAGTCATCATCCCTAAGGATGTGGCGGTACATCAAGATATTCGAGAAATGCATATTGGGTTACTTAATATGATGCCTGATGCAGCACTTGCAGCAACTGAACGGCAGTTTTTCCGGCTGATCGGTGAAAGTAATCAAATCGCTCAGTTTTACCTCCACCCATTCACACTTAAGAAAATTAAACGCGGTCCGGAAGCTATTGCCTATATAGAGCAGTACTATCAGTCCTTTGAGCAAATTCAAGCTGAAGGATTAGATGCGCTTATTATTACTGGAGCTAATATAACTCAGCCTTATCTCTCCTTAGAGCCTTTTTGGGAACCGCTGATTAAAGTAATTGATTGGGCTTATGAAAATGTGACCTCCACCCTTTGCTCTTGCCTTGCTACCCATGCTGCCCTTGAATTTCGCTATGGTCAGCAACGCCGGCAATTATCCACTAAACGCTGGGGCGTTTATTCCCATCGAGTACTAGATCGATCTCACCCTTTAGTAAGAGGGGTAAACACGCGCTTTGATGTACCCCACTCGCGTTTCAATGAGATTAGCCATGAGCAGTTTAAAGCAGCAGGTGTTCATGTTTTAGCAGAAAGCACAAAAGGCGGCGTTCATCTGGCTGTGAGCGAAGATTTATTTCGTATTGTATTTCTTCAAGGACACCCTGAATACGATAGCATTAGTCTATTGAAAGAATATAAGCGAGAAGTTTTACGTTTTGCGTATAAGCAACGAAACGATTATCCTCCTTTCCCTGACAACTATTTTACTCTGAAGACTCAAGCTATACTGGAAGAATACAAAGATCAAATTATCCATGCTCAAAGCAAAGGCTGTCCAATCCCTGAATTGCCTGAGTCGCTGATTATAGGTTACTTAGATAATACTTGGCACGATACCGCTGAGTCCATACTGAACAACTGGATTGGTAACGTCTATCAAATTACCAATAATGATCGTCGACTGCCCTTTATGGAAGATATTGATCCAAATAACCCGCTAGGGCTCCGGTATTAA
- a CDS encoding tetratricopeptide repeat protein, with protein MSKEVNPLMKQGSRVYWLNIVGIWKYIVAILSLSLLQVAQADIESGKKAYRDQDYDVAFKEFMPLAEEGNMTAEYYVGLMYANGYGLPRDPTEAKRWFDKFSKQFGVDAEFNLGVMYHQGKGVPQDYKIAINWFKKAAEDGDPEAQFNLGFFYDNDDYGVSEDRKEAIKWYLKAANQGILKAQNRLGEIYSEGDGIAKNYVQAYLWFNLAAERGDKGAAHTRDILAENMDKSQVAEAIRLTHEWHPLGVGMRAGWNKGNNSNK; from the coding sequence ATGAGTAAAGAGGTTAATCCTTTGATGAAACAAGGCTCTAGGGTTTATTGGCTGAATATAGTAGGTATATGGAAATATATAGTAGCTATACTAAGCTTAAGTTTATTGCAAGTAGCTCAAGCCGATATAGAATCGGGAAAAAAAGCTTATAGGGATCAAGATTATGACGTAGCTTTTAAGGAGTTCATGCCTCTTGCTGAAGAGGGAAATATGACTGCTGAGTACTACGTAGGGCTTATGTATGCTAATGGGTACGGTTTACCCCGAGATCCAACAGAGGCTAAGAGATGGTTTGATAAGTTTAGTAAGCAATTTGGTGTGGATGCTGAGTTTAATTTAGGGGTGATGTATCATCAAGGAAAGGGGGTGCCACAAGATTATAAGATAGCAATTAATTGGTTTAAAAAAGCAGCAGAGGACGGGGATCCCGAAGCTCAATTTAATCTTGGTTTTTTCTATGATAATGATGATTATGGGGTTTCTGAGGATCGAAAAGAAGCTATTAAATGGTATCTTAAGGCAGCTAACCAGGGGATTTTAAAAGCACAAAATAGACTTGGAGAAATATATAGCGAAGGGGATGGGATAGCAAAAAATTATGTCCAAGCTTACTTATGGTTTAATCTTGCGGCAGAGCGGGGGGATAAGGGGGCTGCTCATACGAGGGATATTCTTGCTGAAAATATGGATAAATCGCAGGTTGCAGAGGCTATACGGCTTACCCATGAGTGGCATCCATTAGGAGTAGGTATGAGAGCGGGGTGGAATAAAGGTAATAATAGTAATAAATAA
- a CDS encoding DUF1523 family protein codes for MKALKTIVIIIAVSVVIIFFSYQWPRTAIFKEIVSTEVKRIGTRDQYRITAIEQKNNKPMVFRNEDSWYRLKFNSADIQGDAAHAARQNIPVEITYYGWRSNLLSWFWNVTKIKLLQKEEVPAKP; via the coding sequence GTGAAGGCACTCAAAACAATTGTTATTATCATAGCAGTAAGTGTAGTTATTATATTCTTTAGTTACCAATGGCCCAGAACGGCGATTTTTAAAGAAATTGTAAGCACTGAAGTTAAACGTATCGGTACTAGGGATCAATATCGTATTACGGCTATTGAGCAGAAAAATAACAAGCCTATGGTATTTCGTAATGAAGATTCGTGGTACCGGCTTAAATTCAATAGCGCAGATATTCAAGGAGATGCAGCTCACGCTGCACGGCAAAATATCCCTGTAGAGATTACCTACTATGGTTGGCGTAGTAATCTACTCTCATGGTTTTGGAATGTTACTAAGATTAAGCTTTTGCAAAAAGAAGAGGTACCTGCTAAACCATAG
- a CDS encoding ChuX/HutX family heme-like substrate-binding protein: MLAALTQYHEGARGFLKADIPKNINETPLLAASCNKIVIRLCGLQDLIKELPQLGRVKVVTDNGCVAQENIGQCQTIKLWNHEGLIQGDRLNLKLFLNHWHYGFAVQESLDDGFYYGLQFFNRDGSSVHKIYLTADSNREAYERLVNCYRSVDQELRRSIAPVPRLPQRADKEIDVDLLRQSWLDFQDIRDLSALFKNFGITRIQGLGLVGSDLATPIALSDVWLLIEALRDIAQRVTFCVGNLGAVQTYVGVIKYLFSTRFSYTLLDVDFTLQIERMHVTSAWIVRKSIAKNTVISLELYNGAGENILQIISQGLPDQKGIY; encoded by the coding sequence ATGTTAGCAGCGTTAACACAATATCATGAAGGAGCTAGGGGTTTCTTAAAGGCGGATATCCCTAAAAATATCAATGAAACACCACTGTTAGCAGCATCTTGTAATAAAATAGTAATTCGATTATGTGGCCTACAGGATCTGATCAAGGAATTACCGCAGTTGGGTCGCGTAAAAGTAGTGACTGACAATGGTTGTGTGGCACAAGAGAATATAGGTCAATGTCAAACCATAAAATTATGGAATCATGAGGGACTGATACAGGGTGATAGGCTTAATCTGAAGCTGTTTCTTAATCATTGGCATTATGGTTTTGCTGTTCAGGAAAGCTTGGATGACGGATTTTATTATGGCTTACAGTTTTTTAATCGAGACGGCTCTAGTGTACATAAAATTTATTTAACTGCCGATAGCAACCGAGAAGCTTATGAGCGCTTAGTTAACTGTTATCGTAGTGTTGATCAGGAACTTCGGCGATCGATAGCTCCAGTGCCAAGATTACCTCAGCGCGCCGATAAAGAAATTGATGTAGATCTTCTTCGCCAGTCATGGTTAGACTTCCAAGATATTCGTGACTTGTCTGCTCTTTTTAAGAATTTTGGAATTACTCGAATCCAAGGACTAGGTTTAGTGGGATCTGATCTTGCTACACCGATAGCATTATCGGATGTATGGTTATTGATAGAAGCGTTGCGGGATATAGCGCAGCGAGTAACTTTTTGTGTAGGTAATCTTGGGGCAGTTCAAACGTATGTAGGTGTAATTAAGTATTTATTTTCTACGAGATTTAGCTATACTCTTTTGGATGTTGATTTTACCCTTCAGATAGAAAGAATGCATGTAACCAGTGCTTGGATCGTCCGTAAATCAATAGCTAAAAATACAGTAATTTCCCTTGAGCTGTATAATGGGGCTGGTGAAAATATTTTACAAATAATTAGCCAAGGTTTACCAGATCAAAAAGGCATTTACTAG
- a CDS encoding ABC transporter permease yields the protein MNYISLNTFDLAMAAMLVVLNGALSFSLGLKLERQLLIAAIRMMVQLTLVGLVLKILFTLNSPQWTGFAALAMILFAGGEVVARQKRRIAGFWFYGLGTGCMLLATGLITVLALTIQIRPDPWYAPRYTLPLLGMILGNTMTGISLGLDNLFAGLVREQRAIEAQLALGATRWKAVLPVTRNALYSALIPIINAMAASGLVSLPGMMTGQILAGVDPIEAVKYQMLIMFLISGSTAFGSVGAVLGGVYWLTDTRHRLRLDRLIWSKNI from the coding sequence TTGAATTACATTTCGTTGAATACTTTTGATTTAGCTATGGCTGCAATGTTAGTCGTTCTCAACGGCGCTTTGTCCTTTTCTCTTGGGCTCAAATTAGAACGGCAACTTTTAATTGCAGCTATTCGCATGATGGTGCAACTGACCTTAGTAGGTTTGGTGTTAAAGATACTTTTTACTTTAAATTCTCCCCAGTGGACGGGTTTTGCCGCCTTGGCCATGATTTTATTTGCAGGTGGAGAAGTTGTAGCCCGTCAGAAGCGCCGCATAGCTGGGTTTTGGTTTTATGGTCTGGGCACAGGGTGTATGTTATTGGCGACAGGATTAATTACTGTCCTTGCTTTAACGATCCAGATACGACCAGATCCTTGGTACGCTCCTCGTTATACGTTACCTTTGTTAGGAATGATCTTAGGGAACACAATGACGGGAATTAGCTTAGGTTTAGATAATCTTTTTGCGGGGTTGGTAAGAGAGCAGCGTGCTATAGAAGCTCAGCTGGCTTTAGGGGCTACCCGCTGGAAAGCCGTCCTTCCAGTTACTCGTAATGCTTTATATAGCGCACTAATACCTATTATCAATGCTATGGCAGCTTCGGGTTTAGTCTCGCTACCTGGCATGATGACTGGCCAAATTCTGGCCGGTGTTGACCCTATAGAAGCAGTAAAATACCAAATGTTAATTATGTTTCTAATTTCAGGTAGCACAGCATTTGGATCAGTAGGCGCTGTTTTGGGAGGGGTTTATTGGCTGACAGACACTAGGCATAGACTGAGATTAGATCGGCTGATCTGGTCTAAAAATATTTAA
- a CDS encoding ABC transporter ATP-binding protein translates to MALTVRSLRRTGLFSTSFGLKNGECLAVQGSSGSGKSLLLRAIADLDPNQGEITLDGQLRETIPAPQWRRQVIYLPAESGWWGDRVIDHFPSVIEANPWIVALGLPVIILDRPVSSLSTGERQRLALARALVLGPQVLLLDEPTSGLDPKATDRVEHILKEHLNMGLSILWVTHDPEQARRIARRFLLVEKGTIHEGIF, encoded by the coding sequence ATGGCACTCACTGTGCGTAGTTTACGCCGGACGGGTCTATTTTCTACCTCTTTTGGGTTAAAAAATGGAGAGTGCTTAGCAGTACAAGGTTCTTCAGGATCGGGGAAAAGCCTGTTACTACGTGCTATTGCTGATCTAGATCCTAATCAAGGTGAAATCACACTGGATGGCCAGTTACGGGAGACTATTCCTGCACCTCAATGGCGACGGCAGGTAATTTATTTACCCGCTGAATCTGGTTGGTGGGGTGATAGGGTAATTGATCACTTTCCCTCAGTGATTGAAGCAAATCCTTGGATAGTAGCTTTGGGGTTGCCTGTAATTATTCTAGATCGACCCGTATCAAGTTTATCTACGGGTGAGCGCCAGCGCCTTGCATTAGCTCGGGCGCTAGTTTTAGGTCCGCAGGTTTTACTATTGGATGAACCTACTTCAGGGCTTGATCCTAAAGCTACTGATAGAGTTGAACATATTCTTAAGGAACATTTAAACATGGGCCTAAGTATCCTCTGGGTTACTCATGATCCAGAACAAGCGCGCCGGATTGCAAGGCGGTTCTTGTTAGTGGAAAAGGGCACTATTCATGAGGGGATATTTTGA
- a CDS encoding PepSY-associated TM helix domain-containing protein, protein MSSTKVFFKIHVYVGTVCAVFLLIIASTGIVLGFYDQLRYSYPPYKLTTPVDHSLAPTILVEKIRSAYPKHQLIQLSLSTAPDRAAVAKLEGNHNDNQLVFVNPGTGVIFAYQRLDYQDGLSFIHSLHHGKPFGLVGRIIASISGISLLILWLVGLILWWRHSSRIYAWQGKSWRIKLRSVHRWLGLILGGILALLAILGALLNFDKPLKQWLNPPPHIKIREIDTQQSFDLERAIAQGSVAYPGVHLDRIYFPTPDNYLLQLHFKDGAYVYLHGVDGRVIKIDSISSHWTNWLYSFHTWRFLETGRSWVIAVLGATLLLLVGSGFLTYWRKRFH, encoded by the coding sequence ATGAGCAGTACAAAAGTTTTTTTTAAAATTCATGTCTATGTAGGAACGGTATGTGCGGTATTTTTACTGATTATTGCTAGTACAGGTATTGTGCTGGGTTTTTATGATCAGCTGCGCTATAGTTACCCTCCTTATAAATTAACTACTCCTGTGGATCACAGCTTGGCTCCTACAATTTTGGTAGAGAAAATCCGTAGTGCCTACCCTAAACATCAGCTAATACAACTCTCTTTATCCACTGCGCCTGATAGAGCAGCAGTTGCTAAACTTGAGGGGAACCATAATGATAACCAATTGGTGTTTGTGAATCCGGGCACTGGTGTGATTTTTGCCTATCAGAGATTAGATTATCAAGATGGATTGAGCTTTATTCATTCTTTGCATCATGGCAAGCCTTTTGGTTTAGTTGGAAGAATAATTGCCAGTATTAGCGGTATTTCATTACTTATTTTATGGCTGGTGGGTTTAATTTTATGGTGGCGGCATTCCTCCCGTATTTACGCTTGGCAGGGTAAATCTTGGCGGATAAAGCTACGTAGTGTCCACCGCTGGTTAGGTTTAATTCTGGGGGGGATACTTGCGCTATTGGCTATCCTTGGGGCTTTACTTAATTTTGATAAACCCCTAAAACAATGGCTGAATCCACCACCGCATATAAAAATAAGAGAAATAGATACGCAACAATCTTTTGATTTAGAACGTGCGATAGCCCAAGGATCTGTGGCTTATCCTGGAGTGCATTTAGATCGTATTTATTTTCCTACTCCAGATAATTATTTACTACAGTTACATTTTAAGGATGGAGCTTATGTTTATCTCCACGGGGTTGATGGTAGGGTAATTAAAATCGATTCGATATCTTCTCATTGGACTAATTGGTTATATTCTTTCCATACGTGGCGTTTTTTAGAAACGGGAAGATCTTGGGTGATAGCAGTTTTAGGCGCTACTTTGTTGTTATTGGTAGGTAGTGGGTTTTTAACGTATTGGCGCAAGCGCTTTCATTAG
- the rpoH gene encoding RNA polymerase sigma factor RpoH, whose amino-acid sequence MELGLYHSSKTLVPVAVGDLNAYYRSIRSIPMLSADEERHLALQLRDHNDLDAARRLVISNLRFVARIARGYSGYKLPLADLIQEGNIGLMKAVKRFNPDHGVRLVSFAVHWIRAEIHEHILRNWRIVKIATTKSQRKLFFNLRRAKKRLSWLNQKEIDEVASDLGVSPKQVMEMETRLSSQDISYDYIKAEDNEDHAPPPPAAYLAADPASDPAQQIEQINHDHHYDQQLQQALAELDSRSRNIVSRRWLQENKSTLHELAAEYQVSAERIRQLENNAIKKLRAVMTG is encoded by the coding sequence ATGGAATTAGGTTTATATCATAGTAGCAAAACCTTAGTACCCGTTGCTGTTGGTGATCTCAATGCTTATTACCGCAGCATCCGTAGCATCCCTATGCTAAGTGCTGATGAAGAACGCCACCTAGCCCTCCAGCTCAGAGATCATAATGATCTGGATGCCGCCCGACGGCTAGTGATTTCCAATCTTCGTTTCGTTGCTCGAATTGCACGAGGATATAGTGGTTATAAGCTTCCTCTTGCCGATCTCATCCAAGAAGGTAATATCGGCCTGATGAAAGCGGTTAAGCGTTTTAATCCGGATCATGGAGTACGTTTAGTGTCTTTTGCTGTACATTGGATTCGAGCTGAAATCCATGAACACATTCTTCGTAATTGGCGGATCGTAAAAATAGCAACGACTAAGTCTCAGCGTAAGCTATTCTTTAATTTACGAAGGGCTAAAAAACGGTTGAGCTGGTTAAATCAAAAAGAAATAGATGAAGTTGCTAGTGATCTAGGTGTAAGCCCTAAGCAAGTAATGGAAATGGAGACTCGTTTAAGCTCTCAAGACATCTCCTATGACTATATTAAGGCCGAAGATAACGAAGACCATGCCCCCCCCCCACCAGCTGCCTATCTTGCTGCTGATCCAGCCTCAGATCCAGCTCAGCAGATAGAGCAGATCAACCATGATCATCATTACGATCAACAGTTACAGCAAGCGCTGGCTGAATTGGACTCTCGGAGCCGGAACATTGTTAGCCGCCGCTGGCTACAAGAAAATAAAAGCACTTTACACGAATTAGCGGCTGAATACCAAGTTTCCGCTGAACGTATCCGTCAGTTGGAAAATAATGCTATCAAGAAGTTACGTGCGGTTATGACAGGATAA
- a CDS encoding S1 family peptidase has protein sequence MKEFFLLPGWVLQKLWELLSVGFFLLAPMNVLAIGLPETIEHIKQAVVGVGTYAPVRGIQANYRGTGFVVADGRHIITNAHVLPTALNAERKEYIAIFIGIRGQLRRAEEVTIDSMHDLALLKIEGSILPHVSLGDVLKVREGNPIAFTGFPIGPVLGLYPVTHRGIVSAIVPIATAGRSSRDLNPQRIQQLSSHPFKVFQLDATAYPGNSGSPVYDPVTGDVLGVVNMVFVKGSKENILKDPSGITYAIPVNYIQDLLKSSGLKP, from the coding sequence GTGAAAGAGTTTTTTCTTCTGCCTGGCTGGGTGCTACAAAAACTATGGGAGCTACTGAGTGTAGGTTTTTTTCTTCTAGCACCGATGAATGTACTGGCGATTGGCCTACCTGAGACAATTGAACACATTAAACAAGCAGTCGTAGGGGTAGGTACTTACGCGCCTGTTCGAGGGATTCAAGCAAATTATCGAGGAACAGGATTTGTCGTAGCTGACGGACGACACATTATCACTAATGCGCATGTTTTACCAACTGCACTAAACGCTGAGCGTAAGGAGTATATAGCTATTTTTATCGGTATTAGGGGTCAGCTGCGTCGAGCGGAGGAAGTGACTATAGACTCTATGCATGATCTTGCATTATTAAAAATAGAGGGATCTATTCTGCCTCATGTTTCTCTAGGAGATGTTTTGAAAGTCCGCGAGGGTAACCCTATAGCTTTTACAGGTTTCCCTATTGGGCCTGTATTAGGGCTGTATCCGGTTACTCATCGAGGTATTGTATCGGCTATCGTACCAATTGCTACGGCTGGGAGAAGTAGCCGTGACCTTAACCCGCAACGTATTCAACAGCTCAGCTCCCATCCTTTTAAAGTATTTCAGCTTGATGCTACAGCCTATCCAGGTAACAGCGGTAGCCCAGTTTATGACCCAGTGACTGGAGATGTACTAGGCGTAGTCAATATGGTGTTTGTGAAAGGCAGCAAAGAAAATATACTCAAAGATCCAAGCGGAATTACCTATGCTATCCCAGTAAATTATATCCAAGATTTACTTAAGAGTTCTGGGTTGAAGCCATAG
- a CDS encoding VanZ family protein, whose product MRFKQQSKWLSLLPVILYVSFLCYGTLYPWQGWRIPSETQQQLDFERGWKLSYTDIFANVSMYIPLGFLLANATVSRSSVIKLLIALLGGVLLSTFLEFLQIFLPARVPSLWDIISNVAGAFIGGGICISFFPQEGIYIWLLSIRQAYIQSGALANISLFLLGLWAISQTMPWIPSLDISNLRQGLKPLWYVLTQRSSLEVGQTIVYSLETTALGLIIALTFKPDKPVFWWFLGFVSAVFILQVSIINHVLTAEAIVGTGIGMLCFAMLYKQPRKIIIVGGIAALFGAITINRLDPITNVAPANFNSILFQGYLNRDLMNTINVLLGSWPFLALSLLVLRFQQPGRVFIWGGIGIAVGMIALEWKQQYRVNQYLDIINTVSSLFMWWFPWMYRPLRQEIYAAYCDN is encoded by the coding sequence GTGAGATTTAAGCAGCAGAGTAAATGGCTTTCCTTACTGCCGGTGATTCTTTATGTGAGTTTTTTGTGTTATGGGACTCTTTATCCATGGCAGGGATGGCGAATACCTTCTGAAACCCAACAGCAGTTGGATTTTGAGCGTGGATGGAAGCTGAGTTATACGGATATTTTTGCTAATGTTAGTATGTATATACCGCTGGGTTTTCTACTTGCTAATGCTACAGTTTCTCGATCTTCAGTAATTAAGCTTTTGATAGCTTTATTAGGGGGAGTTTTATTAAGCACTTTTCTTGAGTTTTTGCAAATTTTCTTGCCGGCTCGCGTGCCTTCACTCTGGGATATAATATCTAATGTTGCTGGAGCATTCATAGGTGGGGGAATTTGTATTTCATTCTTCCCGCAAGAGGGGATCTATATATGGTTATTGTCGATACGTCAGGCTTATATACAGTCTGGGGCACTAGCAAATATAAGCCTATTTTTATTGGGACTATGGGCTATTTCTCAAACCATGCCTTGGATACCTTCACTTGATATTTCTAATTTACGCCAAGGGCTTAAGCCACTTTGGTATGTACTTACTCAGCGATCTTCTCTCGAAGTTGGGCAAACGATAGTCTACAGTTTAGAGACTACCGCCCTTGGATTAATCATTGCTTTAACTTTTAAGCCTGATAAACCCGTATTTTGGTGGTTTTTAGGGTTTGTTAGTGCAGTCTTTATTCTTCAGGTATCTATCATAAATCACGTACTCACTGCCGAAGCTATCGTAGGCACAGGGATTGGAATGCTTTGTTTTGCTATGCTGTATAAGCAACCGCGCAAGATTATTATTGTGGGGGGTATTGCTGCGCTTTTTGGGGCTATTACGATTAATAGACTAGATCCTATAACTAATGTTGCCCCTGCTAATTTTAACTCAATACTATTTCAAGGGTATCTTAATCGTGATCTAATGAATACTATTAATGTTCTTCTAGGTAGCTGGCCATTTCTTGCACTTAGCCTGTTAGTACTTCGCTTTCAGCAACCAGGTAGGGTATTTATATGGGGAGGGATAGGTATAGCAGTTGGGATGATCGCTTTAGAATGGAAACAACAATATAGGGTAAACCAATATCTTGATATTATTAATACTGTATCTTCTTTATTCATGTGGTGGTTTCCGTGGATGTATAGGCCATTACGTCAAGAAATATACGCGGCTTATTGCGATAATTAA
- a CDS encoding decaprenyl-phosphate phosphoribosyltransferase encodes MNRLGDLFYLMRPYQWVKNSFVLVGIFFGHAWGNLFMVTQVVTMAIAFSLISSAIYIFNDLIDRENDRSHPTKQYRPLAAGTVGVKAAISLAMVLGVISLGLGEWVSRAALLILLSYVIMNLAYSFKLKHVVILDVFIIATGFLLRILAGTVGVGIAPSRWLELCSLMLTLFLGFAKRRAEIMVLQEGGANHRRVLADYSPILLDKMITVTAACVLMSYGLYTMSPETIQAHGTENLIYTLPLVAYAIFRYIFLLHHQGKGGEPSQDLRRDPHILFSAIGWAVLTLWLIY; translated from the coding sequence TTGAATCGCTTGGGCGATCTGTTTTACTTGATGCGCCCTTACCAGTGGGTGAAAAATAGCTTTGTCCTTGTGGGTATCTTTTTTGGCCACGCTTGGGGTAATCTTTTTATGGTTACTCAGGTGGTTACCATGGCTATTGCTTTTTCTCTGATTTCTAGTGCTATTTATATTTTTAATGATTTAATTGATCGGGAAAACGATCGTAGCCATCCTACTAAACAATATCGACCATTAGCTGCTGGCACTGTGGGGGTAAAGGCCGCCATTAGTTTAGCAATGGTTCTAGGAGTTATCAGCTTAGGATTAGGTGAATGGGTTTCTCGTGCTGCCCTATTAATTTTGTTGAGCTACGTTATTATGAATCTAGCGTATTCCTTTAAGCTTAAACATGTCGTAATTTTAGATGTGTTTATTATCGCTACTGGGTTTTTGCTGCGTATTTTGGCAGGTACAGTGGGCGTAGGTATCGCCCCTTCTCGATGGTTAGAGCTGTGCTCTTTAATGCTTACTCTATTTTTAGGTTTTGCAAAACGGCGGGCTGAAATTATGGTTTTACAGGAAGGCGGAGCAAATCATCGTCGTGTATTGGCTGATTATAGTCCAATTTTACTGGATAAAATGATTACAGTAACTGCAGCTTGCGTGCTAATGTCCTATGGCCTTTATACTATGAGCCCGGAAACTATTCAAGCTCATGGGACTGAAAACCTCATTTATACATTGCCGTTAGTAGCCTATGCTATTTTTCGGTATATATTTTTGCTTCATCACCAAGGAAAAGGGGGAGAGCCATCCCAAGATCTGAGGCGAGATCCTCATATTTTATTTTCTGCAATAGGCTGGGCTGTACTTACACTTTGGTTAATCTATTAG